AGGTTCAGATAAGAGGAGGAATCTTGCCTGAAataacttcacttttttttaaagcatccttAGGCACGCGAGGAATCCGGATcgcggcggggggaggcagaGATCCGGTGTCTGGTGGTGGAGGGTGTTAGCGCGTTCCCAGCCGTGGCGGCTGAGCGCGATGATACTGTATGGGCATCAGCGGGAATATTTCTGTTAGAGCTGATAAAGAAAGCCTAAGGCTGGCCGTGCCCGTCCGGAGCCTCAgggatgtttttttttccccccagaaggTGGAAGAAGAGATGGTCTCACACCTTCCCGTAGGCTTTTGTGTGAGCGTGGGGGTGCAGGGCGGCTGGTCGGGCTCGGATCCCGATGGGAAGAGCTCGTGCTGGGCACCCGCTCCATCCGCAGGGACCACCGCAGTTACAGGCGGTGTAACCCCAGGGGCTTACAGGAAGGGCCCTGTCAGATGAATCGCAAGGGTGGCTGATATGGGTGATAACCTGATAGTGGTAGGTTGGGGTCTCCGAGGGGATTTGGGTCTACACCAGGTATGTGATGTGACAAACAGGTGAGAGAAACTCCGGGGTGCATCCCAAGCGGGTCGGGATCGGTGTGGCTTTTGGTACAGAGCAgcgttttctttctttgctgggGTTTGTGCTCGGCCCTGTGCTAGTTACCGTGTCTTGTGACTGGGATGAAACCCAAGCGAGCACTGTTTGCCGCAACTCTCGAGCCCTTCACGGCTCCCCGCCACGCGGGGGGCCCGACTGCGCTCTGCCGCCGGACACGCTCTGATGGAGCAGGAGCTGCGTCAGGGACCGAAGGGTGCGAGCGGGACAAGGGCTTGGCTGTGGGACGGAGCCGGCTGGAGAAGGGGCCGGGGGAGGCTCGGGAAGCCCCAGGGTGATGCTGCGGTGGGGCTGTGTGTGCTCAGCCCAGGCAGGGAGGCTCTGCCGACCCGGGTGCTGGACCCGCGTCCTCCGCTGAAGGCAGATGCTGATGTGTAAAGACGAGGCAGCAAGTTGGAGAGCGGGCGTcggggctgccagccccacgTTAGAGCCGCTCGGTGCGTCTCGGAGGTGGCTCGGTGCGTCTCGGTGGCGGCGCGGGTGGCAGGAACCTGATGGAGCGGTTGTGGCTGGAGCGGGTCGAGCCGGCGCCGGCGCCCTGCCCTCATCCTCTGCCCTGAGGGTTCTCCTTATCCCTGGCAGCACTTGCCCAGGGTGTGGGTGCTGCTTCCAGGTGGTGCCCCTGGAGCCAGGATCCAAACCCCCGCGGCTCCTCCTCCCTCGCAGAGGAGGACCGACTGGTTCGTGCCGCTTGGGACTCCTCGCCGAGGTGTGCGCCTGAGCCCTGGTGGCACGCAGGGATGTGACCGTCGCTGTTACCTGCCCCCAAGAGCAGCACTGCCGGCTCCTGGCCTGCTTCCAAACGTCACTGAAAGGGCCCAGGGGTCGTCACTGGACCTCAGGGCAGCTTTTGCGTGCCCAGGACTGCCCTGCTCGCCcagtgctgagctctgctcGAGCCCCATCGCTCAGCCGTGGCCTCCCCTCACGGGGGGACGGGGGCTCCAGGGCTGGTAGCAGATTTGGGGGCTGTTTGGgtgggtgggagctgggggatCTGGCGAGCACGAGGCCGCGCTGCTGGGGGATGTGTCACCATCAGTCCTGGTGGTTTCCCGGCCCTTTCTGACGGGTACTCTCTGACTGCAGACATGCCACGGGCAAAGCTCAGCATGGAAACTTCCTGGTGGCCATcaagcaggagaagggagagtCGGCACGGACGAGCGGCGAGAAGCCGCACGGCGAGGAGGAGGTGAGCTCTGGTGCCCGCATCCCTCCCCGCAGAGTCCCCGGGAGCGGGCTCTGTGTtgcccagcctggggctgtcCCTCCACTCGCCCTTCAGCAGCCCAGGCACAGCCAGGCGAGCCCGTGGCTGCGGCCGTGGCCCGAGGAAAGGCCCAGACCTTCCCTCGAGGGACGGGAGGCCCAGGCGGGTCTGCAGGCTGCTCCTGTGTCCTGCCTGCGCGATGGCACCGTGCGCTCTGATCCGTGACGGCTTGTCCCTTTCCCTTCGCTGGGTGCCAGCCGGTGAAGAAGAGGGGCTGGCCCAAGggcaagaagaggaagaagatcCTTCCCAATGGCCCCAAAGCCCCTGTGACGGGTTACGTGCGTTTTCTGAATGAGCGGCGCGAGCAGATCCGCACGCAGCATCCTGACCTGCCCTTCCCGGAGATCACCAAGATGCTGGGGGCCGAGTGGAGCAAGCTGCAGCTTTCAGAGAAGCAGGTACCGGTCCCCAGGAGAGacccccccccggggctgggcagcACGCTCCAGAGCCTGCACCCCAAacccctgcctggctgcagctccaCAAAGGGAGCCTGTCCCAGTACTGGCGGGCTGGTGAGCAGGAGGTGGGAGTCGAGTAGTGGGCAGGGGTCAGCACCCCCCCGGGGAGCCTGGGGCCGGGCCAGGCTGAGGACCCTCTGTGACCGTAGCGGTACCTGGATGAAGCGGAGCGGGAGAAGCAGCAGTACATGAAGGAGCTGCGGGAATACCAGCAGTCAGAGGCCTACAAGATGTGCACGGAGAAGATCCAGgagaaaaagatcaaaaaggGTGGGTtgtgggagcagtggctgcCGGCCTCGCTGCCAGGATGCGGCCAAGTGCTGCCGGAACCTCTCGAGGGATGCTGGGCTGGCTCCTAGGGTaacctccttcctcctttccagaGGACGCGGGCTCTGCCGCAGTGAACACCCTGCTGAACGGGCACCCGCACAAGGTAAGGCCCCGGCAGGTCAACCCGTgtgtggggaaactgaggcacatgGCACTGCTGGGTTTGGCCCACGGGAACCGGGCTGGCTGCAGGTTTGGGCAGAGGGAGGCTCACGGGTTGTGCTTCAAGGCACCAGCTTCCCGTTGAAGCAGAGCCTGGagtggcaggaggcagagcgTAGCCGTCCTCTGCCcgtcctccctgcctgcccaggcagGACCGCCCCTTGCCCCGTCCCTGTGCCTCCTTTCTGCCCAGCCCCGAGGAGACGGGGTCCCCTTCGgtgggctcagctctgcctgaTCCGTCCCCTCCCGTCCCCCAGGCTGGCGAGTGCAGCGACACCTTCTCCACCTTCGATGTGCCCATCTTCACGGAGGAGTTCTTGGACCAAAACAAAGgtgaggggctgggctgtggggccggggctgccggcgctgtggggccggggctgccggcgctGCGGCGTCTCGCTTGGGGGACGGCTGCAGCAAGCAATGCCGCTGCCGGAGCAGCCTGCATCCCACGGGGCAGGACCACGGCTGGCGCTGGGTGCGAGATCCAGGCTGTGAAAGGTCCCTGGTGAGCTTGGATAGAGGGACCGGATCCTGGCTGGAGCCTGGGGGTTGGTGACGCTGAGCCTCTTGGAAGAGTCGTGGCTGGGGAAGGGATTGGGtttgggatgagggagagagTCAGAGGGGCCACCCCTGCTGACGTCGCGCCGTCCCGGCAGCCCGGGAGGCCGAGCTGCGGCGCCTGCGGAAGATGAACACGGAGTTTGAGGAGCAGAACGCCATCCTGCAGAAGCACACGGAGAGCATGAACTGTGCCAAGGagaagctggagcaggagctggcccAGGAGGAGAGGCAGACCCTGgccttgcagcagcagctccagtccGTGCGGCAGGCCCTCACCGCCAGCTTcgcctccctccccatccctggtgAGTTCGGGGCGGCCGTGGGGACCGGCCTGCTGCTGGGACCTGGTGGCCACGTGGAGGGACACCGTCGGGGCTCTGCCTGTGGTACAAGCCGGGGCAATGGGGTGGTGATAAATGCTCATCTGCTGATGGGGTGGGATCCTGGAGCACTTTGGGGGGGTCTGCGGGGAGCCCAGGGATGTGACAGCCAGTTGGCTCCCCTATACTGGGGTAGGGCAGGCTGGGAACTGTCCTCTCGAGGCACAGTCACAGCTGCGCCCGCAAGGCAGAGGTTAGCCCAAATCCTCTGGTTCCTGGGCTTGTGTTGTGTTCAaatcctctctcctgctgcaggagatgGCCCCTAGCGTTCAGGGTCCCTTCCCCAGTCACCAGCACGATGGGCAGGGCTGGATGGGGACTTGCTGGCCCTGCTAACTGGGCTGCCGCCCCATAGGCACTGGGGAAACCCCCACGCTGAGCACTCTGGACTTCTACATGGCCAAACTGCACAGTGCCATCGAGAGCAACCCGCTGCAGCATGAGAAACTGGTGGTCCGCATCAAGGAGATCCTGTCCCGGATAGCCAGGTgagctgggcagggctggctggagccGGCGCCCGAGGGCCCTCGTGTCCCGGCGAGCACTGGGACCACTGGGTCAGCCCGTGGCTGGGTGGGTGACGGGAGCCGAGCAGGGAAGGTGTGGGCAGAGAGGGGCTcagagctgctccaggcagTTGTGGGAGAGAGAAGCCAACCCCCTGTAATTCAGCcttgttttcctccctcttcagCGAACACTTGTGAAGAGGACCAGTCCCTCCCAGAGCCCGGGGCCGGCCGGACCACGGCCCTGTCCCTTGGAGCTCACGCAAGGGACAGTCTCTGCTGGTGGTCCGgctgcttccccctccaccccacgCACCTCACTGGAGAAGTGAGCTGGggaaaccccccccccccccagccccggtgcGGCTGGGCCCCGCGGCTGCACCGTCTCCGAGGACCTCGAGCTTCTGGGGACCAAGCGGtgacagggctgggggagcccagCCGGCGTGGTGCTGGGCGAGATGGTCGGTGGTGGGCGTGAGCATCCCCCCCGGCTCTCCTGCGagctccccagctcctgcagctccgcCTCGCTAAACCGGAGACTCTCCAAAGGCTGTCCGGTGGCAGATGAGGTGTCTGCGGGTTACTGGCCTGGAGTGAATCAGCCTCTTCCAGGGTGACCCAGGGGCTGCTGTTAACTGGCCTGTGCTGGAAGGGAGGTAGCCGGGTGCCCCGGGAGCCCCTGGGGCTCGGCGCTGCCTCCTGGCCCCTAGATCAGCCCAGGGAGCCTCTTGGTCCCCCGTCCCACAGCGGGTGAGGTGGCAGGCTTCCTTCCGCCCGCCTCTTGCTTTATTTAATCTTCCCGCTTCCCCTTGCTGCTCCCCCATGGGTGCCTTCAGCCCCCTGCCTATGTCCCCCTGCCTTgtcacctctccttcccccacgCCTCTGGGaccaggcagggcagctcctgccctctGCAGCGGTGAAGGCAAAAAACATCTTCGTGCTGGAGAGGGGGAGCTGGAACCGACCCCTTCCTCCCCACGGCGGGGAGCCCGTGGGGCGGTGCACAGGCTTTTTCGGCTCTTGCCTCCCTGCCCAAGCCTGTCCTGCATCGTGGGACCACCGTGATGGCAGCCGTGTCGTGGCCGTGCTGTGCTGGGGTCGGCCGTCCCCGGGGCTGCCTGTCACTAATCTCAGACTGTGTAATTAGAGAGTGTCTTATTTTCTTACTAGCACTACGTTGATCTGGCCCTGGGTTTAACCCGGGGCTGGTGTGCGACCGCTTGTCTCTTGCCTTTGAGGTCCGTGCTCTGTAGATGAGTCTCCTGGTTGCCGTCTCCCGGTTGCCGCTTGGCTTGGGATGGAGATGGGAGCAAATAAATGTGGGAGAAACAACCAGCCTGGGCTCTGCGTGTTCATGCTCAGAGGTGGCTTTGGAGCGGCTCCCGGCCCTAATCCCGGGGGCTTTTGGGGTGTGTTGCAAGGGTGACGGCCCTGAGCTCATTGCTGCAGCCCCCAACCCCAGCTGGGGAGGGTGCGATGGAGCCGGCTGCTCTCCCACCgcctccagcccagccagggcagagctCACCTGATCCCAGGCGGATTACCTGCACCGCCGGATCGGGTTCCCAGGTCCTGGGATCACCTTACAGCCGAGCCGGGAGCCAGCACCCATCTATAATTCAGCAGTGCCGGCAGCGGGAtgcggcgggcgggcaggcgcGGCAGGCAGGCCCAGGAGGGCAGCTCCATGGAGAACGGTGTGGGGCAGGAGCCGGGGACCCCTGAGCCGCCCGCAGCCGAGGGCATCCCGGCCCCCCGAACCCCCCGTGCCCGCCCCAGGCTGGTGTTTCACACGCAGCTGGCCCACGGCAGCCCCACGGGGCGCATCGAGGGCTTCACCAACGTCAAGGAGCTCTACGCCAAAATCGCTGAGGTCTTCGGCATCTCGCCCACCGAGGTGAGGGGGCTGCGGCTGCCAGGGCGTGGGGAGGGGGCTTTGCACCCAAAGGGGAGGATGCCAACCCTGTGGCACCGTCCGTGGCCAGCCTTCCCGCGGGTCCCCAGCTGCTTGCAAATACAGCCCCCAAAATGACCTGGAAAAGAGTGTTTTAATCTCAGGGCTGTTGTGTTTCCTCTGGGGAGTGGTTGGGTggctccgtgcctcagtttcccccctGGCAcgtgggcagggagctgcggCTGCCTATTCCCTGGCTGATGCCAGCTGCCACGTAGCCTGGAGCCGAGGGGAGGGTGCACAGGGACAGTGCGGTGCTGGGTCCCTGGGAAGGCTGGGTGTCCCTGGGAAGGCTGGGTGTCCCTGGacccctctgctccagcagcgCCCAGACCTGGCCAGATCTGCCCATGGCTGGCTCCTGCCCTGGCATCACTGATGCCCCCCGCTCCTGCTGGGGCATCCCCAGCCCCTGATGATGGGGTTCCCTGGGGCAGATCCTCTTTTGCACGCTCAACACGCACAAAGTAGACATGCAGAAGCTGCTGGGGGGACAGATCGGCCTGGAGGACTTCATCTTCGCCCATGTCCGGGGCGAGACGAAGGAGGTGGAGGTGACCAAGACGGAGGACGCGCTTGGCCTCACCATCACGGACAACGGGGCTGGCTACGCTTTCATCAAGGTGAACCCCCTCGGGCTGCGCTGGGCcgggggcagccctgggggctgTGGCCCCACAGGGTGTCATCCCCTGCTGGCACCCCATCCCTGGGATCGTGCTCCTTCCCTGACTCCCCCCCCATCAGTCCCCCTCTGGGtccagcctggccctgggggTCTCCCCCCCCATGGCGCGGTTTGGGGGGCACCCTCCCTGCCTGACCCGGTTGCTAAAGGATGTGGGACCACAGAGGTGTTTTTGTGCGGGGTGGGATGGGGGCTAcgtctgtctgtccttcccgTGGTGCCACCTTGTTGTTGTGTGtcccccgctccctccccgcggTCCCCAGAGAATCAAGGAGGGGAGCATCATCAACCGCATCCAGACAGTGTGCGTGGGCGACAGCATCGAGGCCATCAATGACCACACCATCGTGGGCTGCCGGCACTACGAGGTGGCCCGGATGCTGCGGGAGCTGCCCCGGGCTCAGCCCTTCACCCTCCGCCTGGTGCAGCCCAAAAAGGCCTTCGGTGAGTCGGGGGGTCCCTCTTGTCCTGGGGACTGGGGGACCCCTTGGGAAGAGTGTGGGGAGTCTGATCCCCTGTGGccttcctgccctgcagccccctccccaagGGCTGGGTGCCCCTCAGGGTCCGTCACCCCTGTGTGCACCCCTGTCCTGCACCCCCACCCTGTGTGTACCCCACAGCCCCAGGGCACCCCTGCATGGCACCCATGTGGGCACTCCTCAGGGGGTCCCTACGCCTGCTTGTGCTCCCTGTGGGCACCCCCACTCCTCTGTGTGCACTGTCCTGGGCACCCATGAGCACCCTGTAACCGTGTGCATCCCCACCCTGCACCCATGGGTGTCCCTGGCACCCGTGCTGCCCGTGAGCATCCCCTCCCCATGCACGGCTCACCCTGCGGTGCCCCCCCAGGGTGCTGGGACATGcgtgggctggggctgggtgaTGGCCAGGGCGGCGGGCAgcgaggggcaggaggtgccagGCCCTGCCTGCGCCCTcaccccctcttccccccccgccaccctGGGGTGCAGACATGATCGGGCAGAGGACGCGGAGCAGCAAGTCCCCGGGCGAAGGCAGAGTGGCCAGCGGGAAGGAAACGCTGCGGCTGCGGGCGCAGGGCCCAGCCACGCTGGAGGAGGGGGTAAGACCCACCCAGAGACCCCCCCACCCTGAGCCCACGGATGCTCACACCATGCCCGGGGTGGGGATGAGCATCCCCACGCCCCTGGGTGAACCCTGCACTGCGCCTCCATCGGGTGCGTTGTTGCTGGGTGCCCACGCATGCAGCACCCATGGGCATGGCTCtgtgggagtggggggggggggatccctGGGTCGTGCACCCTCCCCTGGCACCCACTCGCTGGGCCTCtcgcccccagcccagccccttcGAGGAAGAAGCCGCCCGCCGGGTGGATGACCTGCTGGAGAGCTACATGGGCATCCGCGACAGCGAGCTGGGTGagcgggcagggcgggcagggggtGCCCACCCCGGACCCTCGCCCGCCGCTcaccctgcctctcctcctctccagcctcGACGATGGTAGAGGCGGCGAAGGAGAGCCCCGGCGTGGCCCAGCTCGCCCACGGCTTGGACTCGGTGCTGGGCGAGTTTGCCTTCCCCCAGGAGTTCGTGGCCGAGGTGTGGGCGGCTGTCTGCCACCCCAAGGGGGGGCAGGAGTAGCTGGGGGGGGCCGGCGGTGCCTCTCGCCCGCGTCCCCTCCTCGCGTCCCCACCCCACCTGGGGCTGACGGTGCCGGTGAGGGTCCCCATCCTGCCCCCCGCACCCTCCTGAGCTGCACCCAGGTGTGTCCCCTGGGTTGGGggggtggcagcagggcactcagccccctccccacccctcaaGGCCCCCCCTCACGCACCCCCAAAATGTGGCGGGAAGCGGCCGCGGCTCATTAAAGCAGAGACTGGAGGAGAAGGGCTGTTGCTCCGGCCGGCAATGGGGCTGGGGTCCCCCCAGGGTCCCCCGGGTCTTCACCCCCAGCGGGCACGGAGAGCTGCACAAGCTGTgttttattggggggggggtgtcactcagatggggacggggaggggggagcagccccGTGCCCCCTGCCATGCCCTCGAGTAgcgggctgcgggggggggtggTGAGAGCCCATGGCTGCAGGCGATGGGGACAATTAATTAACCtggggggtgggatgggggggatgGCTTGTCCCCCGCCTCAGTGCCTGTCCCCGGGGGTCACTACTGCAGGACGGCGTCGGCGGTGAGCTTACGGCGCAGGGAGGGGTTGAGGACGGGGTAGAGGGAGAGGATGGAGGGCCGGGCGCGCAGGCTGGGGTAGAGGCGCTGCAGCACGGCCCGGCGGAAGAGGATGTAGACCCAGGGGTCCAGGATCTGGTTCCAGGTGACCATGCGGATGTAGATGAGCAGCATCTTCTGCGTCTCCGTGGGCAGCATCTGGATCTGGCCgctggctggcagctgctgcaggaccGTCTGGACGATGAAGATCtgtggaggggggaaggggcAAGGCGTCAGCGAGGGGTCCCTGCAGGGGCCATGAGCTGCCCCGGGGTGGGGGAGATGATGAGGGTCCAGGCTGGGCGTTGAGCCTGTTGGAGAGGGGTTCCAGGCTGGTTTGGGGTACCTGCTACCAGGGAGCACCCGCTACCAGGGAGCAGCCGCTCTGCCTGCAAGCGGTGCTGAGCCCCAGAGCCCATCACCCAGGCGCCAACTCAGGGTGCAGAGTGGTGGCGGGGGGACAGCGAGACCCAGGGTCTCACCAGGAAGGACATGGCAGGGGGAACACACCGAGACCTGGGACCTCACCAGGAGGAGCATGGGGAGACACCAAGACCTAGGAGGGACATGGAGGGGGGGACACCAAGACCTGGGGCCTCACCAGGAGGGGCATCCAGCAGATGGTGGCGATGATCATGATGCCCACGAGCTGCACCATCATCTCCACCTCGCTGTCCCGGCGCCGCTGCACCGACTCCCGGTCATGGTAGACACGGCAGAGCGTCACCACGCTGACTGTGTTGAAGATGAAggagagcagcacagagaagatgCCCAGCAGGGCGAAGAGCAGGCAGAAGACGACATCGCCGGTGTTGGGCAGGAGAGTGAGGAAGCACCAGGAGCCGGGGTACTGCAGCGTGTAccgccccagccccagcaccggcagcagccccagcaggcaggagaagcCCCACACCAGCCCCACGATGGACCAGGCCCGGCGCTTGGAGATGCTGGTGGAGCGGGAGAAGGGGTGGTTGATGCCGAAGAACCTCTCACCAGCCATGGTGGCCCCCAGCAGCAGCGGGCACTGCCCGAAGAAGACCATGGAGAAGCCGAGGAAGTTGCAGAGGTGGCAGCCGGGGTCCACCTTGGCCCAGGCAAACTTGATGAAGTGGTAGGGGATGATGACCGAGGCCGTCACCAGCAGCCCCATGAAGTCTGTGACCACCAGCCCACAGAGGAAGACGAGGAAGGAGGAGCGGGCCTGGCTGGACAGCTTGCGGGAGGAGCTGAGCAGGACACAGAGGGCGAAGAGGTTGGAGCAGAGGCCGATGAGGCCGAAGGCGGTGGAGAACCAGGGCGAGGTGATGCTGTTCTGTGCATTGTCACGGCCACCGCTGGCGTTGAACACCCCGAAGCACGTGTCCGACTGGCTGGCCGCGCTGCTGTTTGGGGGCTTCAtatccccccaccccatcccgCTCCTTCCGGCAGCTTCAGGCACCTTCCTGGCTCGGCTTCATGGCACGTGCCCCCCGCCAGTGCCGGCACCAATCCCGCCTTGCCCTGCGGGGACAAGGAGGGGGGTTTAGGGCTGGTCCCCCATGGCCAAGCCCACTCATCACCCACCCTGAGCCTGCAAACGTGGGGCATCCCACAGGCTGTGGAGGGGGACACCACACCAGGACCACAGCACGTGCCGGGCTGGCACCGCTCTGGGTGCAGCAGCGGGTGCGGAgggccccagccccgcagctggCCGGGATTAACCGTCCCCGGCCGCCAGCCACATGGGGCTGTTGCCATGAGGCTGTAATCCGGCGTGGTGGGTGTTCGGAGAAGCGCGGCACTGGCAGCTTGGCTCTGACGGcgctgcctccctcccaccccaggggGGACAGGGCCAGACACCTCCAGGGACACCCGCCCTCCACCGCGGCAGGGGGGACCCACTCTGAAGGATGGGGCGTGCAGGCACAGGGCGGCTGCACCGGGGCCTGATCCTGGCACCACCCCATCCCTGTGCCTTCCCTTCCACACCCCCGGCTCAATGGGGAGAGGCCCTGTTCCTGCAGTgtggtggggaaactgaggcacgggaTGGGACATCCATGCCTGGAGCTGTGTGCTGCACCCCCAGTGCCGGCATTGCGGTCAACCCACAGCCTTGGGACACGCAGCCGGCTTGCACGTGTGACGTCCCc
This region of Gymnogyps californianus isolate 813 chromosome 24, ASM1813914v2, whole genome shotgun sequence genomic DNA includes:
- the GIPC3 gene encoding PDZ domain-containing protein GIPC3, whose translation is MRRAGRRGRQAQEGSSMENGVGQEPGTPEPPAAEGIPAPRTPRARPRLVFHTQLAHGSPTGRIEGFTNVKELYAKIAEVFGISPTEILFCTLNTHKVDMQKLLGGQIGLEDFIFAHVRGETKEVEVTKTEDALGLTITDNGAGYAFIKRIKEGSIINRIQTVCVGDSIEAINDHTIVGCRHYEVARMLRELPRAQPFTLRLVQPKKAFDMIGQRTRSSKSPGEGRVASGKETLRLRAQGPATLEEGPSPFEEEAARRVDDLLESYMGIRDSELASTMVEAAKESPGVAQLAHGLDSVLGEFAFPQEFVAEVWAAVCHPKGGQE
- the HMG20B gene encoding SWI/SNF-related matrix-associated actin-dependent regulator of chromatin subfamily E member 1-related is translated as MAHSAKQLPAGMLHATGKAQHGNFLVAIKQEKGESARTSGEKPHGEEEPVKKRGWPKGKKRKKILPNGPKAPVTGYVRFLNERREQIRTQHPDLPFPEITKMLGAEWSKLQLSEKQRYLDEAEREKQQYMKELREYQQSEAYKMCTEKIQEKKIKKEDAGSAAVNTLLNGHPHKAGECSDTFSTFDVPIFTEEFLDQNKAREAELRRLRKMNTEFEEQNAILQKHTESMNCAKEKLEQELAQEERQTLALQQQLQSVRQALTASFASLPIPGTGETPTLSTLDFYMAKLHSAIESNPLQHEKLVVRIKEILSRIASEHL
- the TBXA2R gene encoding thromboxane A2 receptor, with the protein product MGWGDMKPPNSSAASQSDTCFGVFNASGGRDNAQNSITSPWFSTAFGLIGLCSNLFALCVLLSSSRKLSSQARSSFLVFLCGLVVTDFMGLLVTASVIIPYHFIKFAWAKVDPGCHLCNFLGFSMVFFGQCPLLLGATMAGERFFGINHPFSRSTSISKRRAWSIVGLVWGFSCLLGLLPVLGLGRYTLQYPGSWCFLTLLPNTGDVVFCLLFALLGIFSVLLSFIFNTVSVVTLCRVYHDRESVQRRRDSEVEMMVQLVGIMIIATICWMPLLIFIVQTVLQQLPASGQIQMLPTETQKMLLIYIRMVTWNQILDPWVYILFRRAVLQRLYPSLRARPSILSLYPVLNPSLRRKLTADAVLQ